The following are encoded in a window of Halosolutus halophilus genomic DNA:
- a CDS encoding acyltransferase codes for MTDDTTRRHDRVTSHPTPGAGNSLAAWTRARHPLRVAINYVVVWLVRISPSLRLKRWLLRRIGVTVGPGVSWGLEATPDVFWPDLITIEREAIVGYDATILCHEFLQDEYRTGEVVVGERAMIGAGAIVLPGVEIGEGSSVAANSLVTQDVAPGETVAGVPARPMNSDAIDDGDLGSGSAT; via the coding sequence GTGACGGACGATACGACCCGGCGGCACGATCGCGTCACGTCCCACCCGACGCCCGGTGCCGGAAACTCCCTCGCAGCGTGGACGCGTGCACGCCACCCGCTGCGGGTCGCGATCAACTACGTGGTCGTCTGGCTCGTGCGGATCTCTCCGAGTCTTCGGCTCAAACGCTGGCTTCTGCGCCGGATCGGCGTCACGGTCGGTCCGGGAGTCTCCTGGGGTCTCGAGGCGACGCCGGACGTCTTCTGGCCGGACCTGATCACGATCGAGCGGGAAGCGATCGTCGGCTACGACGCGACGATCCTCTGTCACGAGTTCTTGCAGGACGAATACCGCACCGGCGAGGTCGTCGTCGGCGAACGGGCCATGATCGGGGCCGGCGCGATCGTCCTCCCCGGCGTCGAGATCGGCGAGGGTTCGAGCGTCGCGGCGAACTCGCTGGTGACCCAGGACGTCGCCCCCGGGGAGACGGTCGCGGGGGTTCCCGCTCGCCCGATGAACAGCGACGCGATCGACGACGGTGATCTCGGGTCCGGGTCCGCGACGTGA
- a CDS encoding S8 family peptidase encodes MSDDSQPVNRRTVLKAAGGALATVGTTGLAAADPGDVVEVNVGFANADGRSAALNAASETVREFAFDAVTIRTQKRAVSGLRQNPNVRYVEENGEMHALAQTMPWGIDRTDADVAHDNGETGAGADIAIVDTGIDSDHPDLQANLGKGKAFVECKGNPRMCRKPWDDDNDHGTHCAGTADAVDNNEGVVGVSTEATLHAVKVLDKRGSGSFSDVAAGIEYVADQGWDVASLSLGASSGSQAVKDAGQYAYDKGVLLVAAAGNDGPCTDCVGYPAAYSEFVAVSATSEDDSLASFSSTGPEVEIAAPGEDVYSTIPGGYDTFSGTSMACPHVSGAGGQLMANGYTNTEARQQLTDTAEDIGLADNEQGSGLLDVAAALGLSS; translated from the coding sequence ATGTCAGATGACAGCCAACCAGTGAACAGACGTACAGTGTTGAAAGCCGCTGGGGGCGCACTCGCCACCGTCGGCACGACCGGACTCGCAGCGGCCGATCCGGGCGACGTCGTCGAAGTCAACGTGGGGTTCGCCAACGCCGACGGACGGTCCGCGGCGCTCAACGCGGCGTCGGAGACGGTCCGCGAGTTCGCCTTCGACGCCGTGACGATCCGGACGCAAAAGCGTGCGGTCTCCGGGCTCCGGCAGAACCCGAACGTACGCTACGTCGAGGAGAACGGCGAGATGCACGCGCTGGCGCAGACGATGCCGTGGGGTATCGATCGCACGGACGCGGACGTCGCCCACGACAACGGCGAAACCGGCGCCGGTGCCGACATCGCGATCGTCGACACCGGGATCGACTCCGACCACCCCGACCTGCAGGCCAACCTGGGGAAAGGCAAGGCGTTCGTGGAGTGCAAGGGTAATCCGAGGATGTGTCGCAAGCCCTGGGACGACGACAACGACCACGGCACCCACTGTGCGGGGACCGCCGACGCCGTCGACAACAACGAGGGCGTCGTCGGCGTTTCGACGGAGGCGACGCTGCACGCGGTGAAGGTGCTCGACAAGCGCGGTAGCGGGTCGTTCTCCGACGTCGCGGCCGGCATCGAGTACGTCGCCGACCAGGGCTGGGACGTCGCCAGCCTCAGTCTCGGCGCGAGTTCCGGGTCCCAGGCGGTCAAGGACGCCGGTCAGTACGCCTACGACAAGGGCGTGTTGCTCGTGGCCGCCGCAGGTAACGACGGCCCGTGTACCGACTGCGTCGGCTATCCGGCCGCCTACTCGGAGTTCGTCGCCGTCAGCGCGACCAGTGAGGACGACTCGCTGGCGAGTTTCTCCTCGACCGGTCCCGAGGTCGAGATCGCCGCGCCGGGCGAGGACGTCTACTCGACGATCCCCGGCGGCTACGACACGTTCTCGGGGACGTCGATGGCGTGTCCGCACGTCTCCGGTGCAGGCGGCCAGTTGATGGCCAACGGCTACACGAATACCGAAGCCCGCCAGCAACTGACGGACACCGCCGAGGACATCGGCCTCGCGGACAACGAGCAGGGAAGCGGCCTGCTCGACGTCGCTGCAGCGCTCGGACTCTCGAGTTGA
- a CDS encoding response regulator — MNRKSSVPGQEAEVLLVEDNPGDVRLVRELFSDAAITNTLHVATDEQEALDFLNQRGEFTDAPRPDLVLLDWYLPRATGEDVLRAIRNDHELEEVLVIVLTGSDAGEDFLNSPEIQFDAYLTKPIAPDEFVSLVRSFEFFWLTVLCSPSDS; from the coding sequence ATGAATCGGAAGTCCTCTGTCCCCGGCCAGGAGGCAGAGGTTCTGCTAGTAGAAGACAATCCCGGCGATGTTCGACTCGTCAGAGAATTGTTTTCAGACGCAGCTATTACAAACACACTTCACGTTGCTACTGACGAACAAGAGGCGCTCGATTTCCTGAATCAGCGCGGCGAGTTCACCGACGCCCCGCGACCAGATCTCGTTTTGCTCGATTGGTATCTCCCGCGAGCGACCGGTGAGGATGTGCTTCGTGCTATTAGGAATGATCACGAGTTGGAGGAGGTTCTCGTAATAGTGTTAACGGGCTCCGATGCGGGAGAAGATTTCCTCAATTCGCCCGAGATCCAGTTCGACGCCTATCTCACCAAGCCGATCGCTCCCGATGAATTCGTCTCACTCGTTCGCTCATTCGAGTTCTTTTGGCTGACCGTTCTCTGCTCACCATCTGATTCGTAG
- a CDS encoding DUF7563 family protein, whose protein sequence is MGSVGPEFNSRRSHSKLSKCSTLSVSYPRDGRKSNSRFRCIITYLTVYPGGGRRDDRAVALSRSTCLHCGAHAADRFRRVFGDDRQPAAAVRTVGDEYSASLRQNATGVTMPILPIRARMTTRGRLGKLVRSSDSEVRLDALFGAAGVALVLFPGRRTSYQELPRT, encoded by the coding sequence ATGGGGTCCGTAGGACCCGAGTTCAATTCTCGGCGGTCCCACTCGAAATTATCTAAGTGTTCAACTCTTAGCGTCTCATACCCTCGAGACGGCCGAAAATCCAATTCTCGGTTTCGGTGCATTATAACTTATCTTACAGTATATCCTGGGGGTGGTCGGCGTGACGATCGCGCCGTGGCCCTCAGTCGATCGACGTGTCTTCACTGTGGTGCCCACGCCGCCGATCGATTCCGTCGCGTCTTCGGTGACGATCGCCAGCCCGCTGCAGCCGTGCGGACGGTAGGCGACGAATACAGCGCGTCGCTCAGGCAGAACGCGACGGGGGTGACGATGCCGATCCTGCCGATCCGAGCTCGGATGACCACCCGTGGACGACTCGGGAAGTTGGTTCGATCGAGCGACAGCGAAGTACGGCTCGATGCCCTGTTCGGTGCCGCTGGCGTAGCCCTCGTTCTCTTCCCGGGGAGGAGAACGAGCTACCAGGAACTACCGCGTACGTAG
- a CDS encoding branched-chain amino acid ABC transporter permease: MAISPTDRGREPRSDGGADSALETPSDGADSADTRSTASAISSDDHWLASYARDHVAHLLVVAAFALYPIVLGVLDRTPLATEASSFLPGLTAMIVVLYMGLFAMSFDFVSGYTGYLSFGHAAFYGTGAYVVVLAANGKVPGVPADTPFMLIVLLAALLAFVVALAIGAVSFRLSGVYFAMITLGFAQVIYEFVRHWGYVGTNPTEGATIATPDGLSIGVPYVDSLTFAVGRLTGDRFENVLGLGIDVSATMTSYYALGAVVLVCYFAMQRILHSPFGKVMVAIRENEERARAVGYDVFWYKMAAFATSGFFAGIAGALFAAYARGASPDNSFYFLVTADALIMAIIGGIGSLAGPLYGALFHEWLGDILTTDDEGIATYLEQFLPEGILTTEIGGVTLYDLVGTALTGRAPLYLGIIFVLFVLFVPDGLLGSLRDRVGGPVGKRLPDVLDRYRR; encoded by the coding sequence GTGGCCATTAGCCCGACTGACCGCGGTCGCGAGCCGCGATCGGACGGCGGAGCCGACTCCGCCCTCGAGACGCCGTCGGACGGTGCCGACTCGGCCGACACCCGATCGACGGCTTCCGCGATTTCCAGCGACGACCACTGGCTCGCGTCGTACGCTCGCGATCACGTCGCACACCTGCTGGTCGTCGCCGCCTTCGCGCTGTACCCGATCGTCCTCGGCGTCCTCGATCGGACGCCGCTCGCGACCGAGGCGTCGTCGTTCCTGCCGGGACTGACGGCCATGATCGTCGTCCTCTACATGGGCCTGTTCGCGATGAGTTTCGACTTCGTCAGCGGCTACACCGGCTACCTCTCGTTCGGCCACGCCGCGTTCTACGGGACCGGCGCCTACGTCGTCGTCCTCGCGGCGAACGGGAAGGTGCCGGGTGTACCCGCGGACACGCCGTTCATGCTGATCGTGCTCCTGGCCGCGCTGCTTGCGTTCGTCGTGGCGCTCGCGATCGGTGCCGTGTCGTTCCGCCTCAGCGGCGTCTACTTCGCGATGATCACCCTCGGGTTCGCCCAGGTGATTTACGAGTTCGTCCGTCACTGGGGGTACGTCGGGACGAACCCGACCGAGGGCGCGACGATAGCCACTCCGGACGGGCTCTCGATCGGCGTCCCGTACGTCGACTCGCTCACCTTTGCGGTCGGACGACTGACCGGGGATCGCTTCGAGAACGTCCTCGGCCTGGGGATCGACGTCTCCGCGACGATGACGTCCTACTACGCCCTCGGAGCGGTCGTCCTCGTCTGCTACTTCGCGATGCAGCGGATCCTTCACTCCCCGTTCGGGAAGGTGATGGTCGCGATCCGCGAGAACGAGGAGCGAGCGAGAGCGGTCGGATACGACGTCTTCTGGTATAAAATGGCCGCGTTCGCGACCAGCGGGTTCTTCGCCGGCATCGCCGGGGCCCTGTTCGCCGCGTACGCCCGCGGCGCGTCGCCGGACAACTCCTTCTACTTCCTCGTCACGGCTGACGCGCTGATCATGGCGATCATCGGTGGTATCGGGTCGCTCGCCGGGCCGCTGTACGGGGCGCTCTTTCACGAGTGGCTCGGGGACATCCTCACGACGGACGACGAGGGAATCGCGACGTATCTGGAACAGTTCCTCCCCGAGGGAATCCTTACGACCGAAATCGGCGGCGTGACGCTCTACGACCTCGTCGGAACGGCCCTCACCGGTCGCGCACCGCTGTACCTCGGGATCATCTTCGTGCTGTTCGTGCTCTTCGTCCCCGACGGCTTGCTTGGCTCCCTTCGCGATCGGGTCGGCGGCCCCGTCGGCAAACGGCTCCCCGACGTGCTCGACCGCTACCGGCGGTAA
- a CDS encoding branched-chain amino acid ABC transporter permease yields the protein MATDLPLVVDTLARLFQPDTLARILVEGLGKAAVYFVLAVGLTLVFGLMGVLNFSHGAMAMLGAYIGGLLMVLAVSDGTGTVARIAFFFVAIVAVFAVLTAFGSTIEYSLIRPIYDRTPMYQILLTFGLALIVEEVTRIVVLARGIQPDPAWSAAMATAPTQFTDRHDLLGASIRGLYAFEIVLGVLAVVGVWLFLNRTLYGLYIRAGSEDPEMVEALGVDVRRTFTIVFGLGTGLAGIGGVFLMWDPLWGPSALLAMDVLLYAFVVVIIGGLGSFEGTVVASLLVGITDSFTTWLFSTGIVTFTGLPALTIFGLLVLMLILRPQGLYGVEEVGGH from the coding sequence ATGGCGACCGACCTCCCGCTGGTAGTCGATACGCTCGCCCGACTGTTCCAGCCCGATACGCTCGCGCGGATTCTCGTCGAGGGACTCGGCAAAGCCGCCGTGTACTTCGTTCTCGCCGTCGGGTTGACGCTCGTCTTCGGACTGATGGGGGTGCTCAACTTCTCTCACGGGGCGATGGCGATGCTCGGTGCCTACATCGGGGGGCTCCTCATGGTGCTCGCCGTCTCCGACGGAACGGGGACAGTCGCGAGAATCGCGTTCTTCTTCGTCGCCATCGTCGCGGTATTCGCCGTCCTCACCGCGTTCGGGAGCACGATCGAGTACTCGCTCATCCGGCCGATCTACGATCGGACGCCGATGTACCAGATCCTCCTCACGTTCGGGCTCGCGCTGATCGTAGAGGAGGTGACGCGGATCGTCGTGCTCGCCCGGGGGATCCAGCCGGATCCGGCGTGGTCCGCGGCGATGGCGACGGCGCCGACGCAGTTTACCGATCGGCACGATCTTCTGGGTGCGTCGATCCGCGGACTCTACGCGTTCGAGATCGTCCTCGGCGTCCTCGCCGTCGTCGGCGTCTGGCTGTTCCTCAACAGGACGCTGTACGGCCTCTACATCCGGGCCGGCAGCGAGGACCCGGAGATGGTCGAAGCGCTCGGGGTCGACGTGCGCCGCACGTTTACGATCGTGTTCGGGCTCGGAACGGGACTCGCCGGGATCGGCGGCGTGTTCCTCATGTGGGATCCACTCTGGGGACCGAGTGCACTGCTCGCCATGGACGTGTTGCTGTACGCGTTCGTCGTGGTGATCATCGGCGGCCTCGGCTCGTTCGAGGGAACCGTCGTCGCGTCGCTCCTGGTTGGGATCACCGACTCGTTCACGACCTGGCTGTTCTCGACCGGAATCGTGACGTTCACCGGGCTGCCGGCGCTCACGATATTCGGCCTGCTGGTACTCATGCTGATACTCCGTCCACAGGGGCTGTACGGCGTCGAGGAGGTGGGTGGCCATTAG
- a CDS encoding ABC transporter ATP-binding protein, giving the protein MSFLELEEVHTYYGESHVLQGVSLDVEEREIVALIGRNGVGKTTTLRSILQLTPPREGTIRYRGEDITGKNTHEVATDGIGWVPEERRMFGYLTVEENIRVAVPPGGDFEAQREYVYSLFPALEEFRENEARNLSGGQQQMLAIARGMVGENDLLLVDEPSEGLAPMIVDQVVDALETASEETTMVLVEQNFPLAMDLADRFYLIDHGTVVESGSTEGVTADDERIRRYLSA; this is encoded by the coding sequence ATGAGTTTCCTCGAACTCGAGGAGGTCCACACCTACTACGGCGAGAGCCACGTGCTACAGGGAGTGAGCCTCGACGTGGAGGAGCGAGAGATCGTCGCGCTCATCGGTCGCAACGGGGTCGGAAAGACGACGACGCTGCGATCGATCCTCCAGCTTACCCCGCCCCGGGAGGGGACGATCCGGTACCGGGGCGAGGACATCACCGGCAAGAACACGCACGAGGTCGCAACCGACGGCATCGGCTGGGTCCCGGAGGAACGACGGATGTTCGGCTACCTCACCGTCGAGGAGAACATCCGCGTGGCGGTCCCCCCCGGCGGCGACTTCGAGGCCCAGCGCGAGTACGTTTACTCGCTGTTTCCCGCGCTCGAAGAGTTCCGGGAGAACGAAGCCAGGAACCTCAGCGGCGGCCAACAGCAGATGCTGGCGATCGCACGCGGCATGGTCGGCGAGAACGACCTGCTGCTGGTCGACGAACCGAGCGAGGGACTCGCCCCGATGATCGTCGACCAGGTCGTCGACGCCCTCGAGACGGCCTCCGAAGAGACGACGATGGTCCTCGTCGAGCAGAACTTCCCGCTCGCGATGGACCTCGCGGACAGGTTCTACCTCATCGACCACGGAACGGTCGTCGAGTCGGGTTCGACCGAGGGCGTCACGGCGGACGACGAACGGATACGGAGGTATCTGAGCGCATGA
- a CDS encoding ABC transporter ATP-binding protein: protein MLLSTSELTKSFGGITAVDGVEFALEPGQLCSVIGPNGAGKTTFFNLITGELEPTSGTVEFDSSVTEGTADITTADPAATARLGLHRSYQITNIFPTMSVLENVRIAAQAHRGTDSWRFWRNVNSFEGHFEEARAILERIGLADDADIDAQNLSHGEKRSLEIGIALAGDPDLLLLDEPTAGVSSEDVGRLTDLIENIAADHSIMLIEHNMDIVMDISDRVVVLDNGSLIADGDPAAIRDSERVQRAYLGGYGDDELDGTESDDTGTGVATG from the coding sequence ATGTTGCTTTCGACGTCCGAACTGACGAAGTCCTTCGGTGGCATCACTGCCGTCGACGGTGTCGAGTTCGCCCTCGAACCGGGACAGCTCTGTTCCGTGATCGGTCCGAACGGTGCCGGCAAGACCACGTTCTTCAACCTGATCACGGGCGAACTCGAGCCCACGAGCGGCACGGTCGAGTTCGATTCCTCCGTCACGGAGGGGACCGCCGACATCACGACGGCGGACCCGGCAGCGACCGCGCGCCTGGGGCTGCACCGATCGTACCAGATAACGAATATTTTTCCGACGATGTCGGTCCTCGAGAACGTCAGAATCGCGGCCCAGGCCCACCGCGGAACCGATTCGTGGCGATTCTGGCGGAACGTCAACAGTTTCGAGGGACACTTCGAGGAGGCACGCGCGATCCTGGAGCGGATCGGTCTGGCCGACGACGCCGACATCGACGCTCAGAACCTCAGCCACGGTGAAAAACGGAGCCTCGAGATCGGTATCGCACTCGCCGGCGATCCGGATCTGCTCCTGCTGGACGAACCGACCGCCGGGGTCTCCAGCGAGGACGTCGGCCGACTCACCGACCTCATCGAGAACATCGCGGCGGACCACTCGATCATGCTGATCGAGCACAACATGGACATCGTGATGGACATCAGCGACCGTGTCGTCGTCCTCGACAACGGGTCGCTGATCGCCGACGGCGACCCGGCCGCGATCCGCGACAGCGAACGGGTCCAGCGGGCCTACCTCGGCGGCTACGGCGACGACGAACTGGACGGAACGGAGTCCGACGACACCGGGACGGGGGTGGCGACCGGATGA
- a CDS encoding ABC transporter substrate-binding protein: MVRDLTRRTVLERSGALAAVGTAALAGCVTEDSSNDNGDPNDETIRIGAFQPTSADLQYYGQTALQGFYGGLAYKYDDVDPIDGLDVGEYTIDPDDGPTYEIIVEDTAFDPDTAQLVAEDLVVDDEVDVLFGGTSSDSARRVIDTVVTQSDVLYLCGPAADGDITTSDEYCHERVFRASEHTAMDARSGATYVAEQMDVENVAMFGSDNSFGKGGVENYAAVFEEYDHIELQEPRYTEAGYAEFGGLLDEAVANGADAVAGVYTAVTLPSFIPTAMDYDVEIFGGFAEMLTIGALGGALRQALGEDFTAEDIENAGLGPFTTRYHWNQFDNPINDAFIEMTIDAYDQVPDLFHSGTFTLASALAQAIDESGSTATDDIVDAMTGMTVTDTPKGENGYEFREANNQAASEMAIAYPVPTSDEWADTWDANIMPGEPVQYVSAEDAMVPEDDVGCSR, translated from the coding sequence ATGGTACGAGACCTCACGCGTCGAACGGTACTCGAGCGATCAGGTGCACTCGCCGCAGTCGGAACGGCGGCGCTCGCGGGATGTGTCACGGAAGACAGCAGCAACGACAACGGCGATCCGAACGACGAAACTATCCGGATCGGCGCGTTCCAGCCGACCTCGGCCGACCTCCAGTACTACGGACAGACGGCCCTGCAAGGGTTCTACGGTGGACTGGCGTACAAGTACGACGACGTCGACCCGATCGACGGACTCGACGTCGGCGAGTACACGATCGATCCCGACGACGGACCGACGTACGAGATTATCGTCGAAGACACGGCGTTCGATCCGGACACCGCACAGCTCGTCGCGGAGGACCTGGTGGTCGACGACGAGGTGGACGTGCTGTTCGGCGGTACGTCGTCCGACAGTGCGCGCCGCGTGATCGACACCGTCGTCACACAGTCGGACGTGCTGTATCTCTGTGGCCCGGCGGCGGACGGGGACATCACCACGTCGGACGAGTACTGCCACGAGCGGGTCTTCCGTGCGAGCGAACACACCGCGATGGACGCCCGCTCGGGTGCCACCTACGTCGCCGAGCAGATGGACGTCGAGAACGTCGCGATGTTCGGATCGGACAACTCGTTCGGCAAGGGTGGCGTCGAAAACTACGCCGCCGTGTTCGAGGAGTACGACCACATCGAACTGCAAGAACCCCGGTACACCGAGGCGGGGTACGCCGAGTTCGGGGGACTCCTGGACGAGGCCGTCGCCAACGGCGCCGACGCCGTCGCCGGCGTCTACACGGCCGTGACGCTCCCGTCGTTCATACCCACGGCGATGGACTACGACGTCGAGATCTTCGGCGGGTTCGCGGAGATGCTGACGATCGGTGCGCTCGGTGGCGCGTTGCGACAGGCACTCGGCGAAGACTTCACCGCCGAAGACATCGAAAACGCAGGTCTCGGTCCGTTCACGACGCGGTATCACTGGAACCAGTTCGACAACCCGATCAACGACGCGTTCATCGAGATGACCATCGACGCCTACGACCAGGTTCCGGACCTGTTCCACTCGGGAACGTTCACGCTCGCCTCGGCGCTCGCCCAGGCGATCGACGAGTCCGGCTCGACGGCCACCGACGACATCGTCGATGCGATGACGGGAATGACCGTCACGGACACGCCGAAAGGCGAGAACGGGTACGAGTTCCGGGAGGCGAACAATCAGGCAGCGTCGGAGATGGCGATCGCGTATCCGGTCCCGACGAGCGACGAGTGGGCGGACACCTGGGACGCCAACATCATGCCCGGTGAACCGGTCCAGTACGTGTCGGCCGAGGACGCGATGGTGCCGGAAGACGACGTCGGGTGCAGCCGCTGA
- a CDS encoding RNA-guided pseudouridylation complex pseudouridine synthase subunit Cbf5, whose protein sequence is MTLRGPPEDRSPAELLSFGVVNLDKPPGPSSHQVSGWLRDAVADTLAERDADATIDQAAHAGTLDPKVTGCLPVMLGDATRLAQVFLEGAKEYVAVLECHGPVPADAEAVIAEFEGAIYQKPPRKSAVARRLRVREIYDLDVLETDDRRVLLRIRCESGTYVRKLCHDLGLALGTGGHMGHLRRTMTEPFDDTDLHTAATFLDALAFWVEDDDSGPLREVVSPAERILEPLPSVVIAESAAREVATGAPVYAPGVFDVDDGADRGDLVACYTPDGAAVCLGELVGDPAGESGVVVDLERVLV, encoded by the coding sequence ATGACGCTCCGAGGCCCACCCGAGGACCGATCGCCCGCCGAACTGCTCTCCTTCGGCGTCGTCAACCTCGACAAACCGCCCGGCCCCTCCTCACACCAGGTGAGCGGCTGGCTCCGGGACGCCGTTGCCGACACCCTCGCCGAACGCGACGCCGACGCGACGATCGACCAGGCGGCCCACGCCGGGACGCTAGACCCGAAGGTCACCGGCTGTCTCCCGGTCATGCTCGGCGACGCGACGCGGCTCGCGCAGGTCTTCCTCGAGGGGGCGAAGGAGTACGTCGCGGTGCTCGAGTGTCACGGCCCCGTGCCGGCCGACGCGGAGGCCGTCATCGCCGAGTTCGAGGGGGCGATCTACCAGAAACCACCGCGCAAGAGCGCGGTCGCGCGTCGTCTGCGAGTACGTGAGATCTACGATCTCGACGTGCTCGAGACCGACGATCGGCGGGTCCTCCTGCGGATCCGGTGTGAGAGCGGGACCTACGTCCGGAAACTCTGTCACGACCTCGGCCTTGCGCTCGGGACCGGTGGCCACATGGGCCACCTGCGGCGGACGATGACGGAGCCGTTCGACGACACCGATCTTCACACGGCCGCCACGTTCCTCGACGCGCTCGCCTTCTGGGTGGAGGACGACGACTCCGGACCGCTCCGCGAAGTCGTCTCGCCCGCCGAACGCATCCTCGAACCGCTCCCATCGGTCGTGATCGCCGAGAGCGCCGCTCGCGAGGTCGCCACGGGCGCGCCCGTCTACGCCCCCGGCGTGTTCGACGTCGACGACGGGGCGGATCGCGGCGACCTCGTGGCCTGTTACACGCCCGACGGCGCGGCGGTCTGTCTCGGCGAACTGGTCGGCGATCCCGCCGGCGAGAGCGGCGTGGTGGTCGATCTCGAACGGGTACTGGTGTGA
- the cmk gene encoding (d)CMP kinase yields MLLTVSGPPGSGKSTTAGLLADAFDLDHVSGGDIFRELADERGYTPLEFNKLAEENDQIDRDLDRRLREIATEEDDLVLESRLAGWLAGEHADFRFWLDAPADVRGERIAEREAKDPVRATEETKAREASEAQRYEEYYGIDIRDLTIYDLSINTARWEPDAVLDMLVTAVGEYDAAGDEGKAPVTGIDYRF; encoded by the coding sequence ATGTTACTCACCGTCTCCGGCCCACCGGGAAGTGGGAAGAGCACGACGGCGGGGTTGCTCGCCGATGCGTTCGATCTCGACCACGTCAGCGGCGGAGACATCTTCCGCGAACTGGCCGACGAACGCGGCTATACGCCGCTCGAGTTCAACAAACTCGCCGAAGAGAACGACCAGATCGATCGGGATCTCGATCGCCGACTGCGAGAGATCGCGACCGAGGAGGACGACCTGGTGCTCGAGTCGCGACTCGCCGGCTGGCTGGCGGGCGAACACGCCGACTTCCGGTTCTGGCTCGACGCGCCGGCGGACGTCCGCGGCGAGCGAATCGCCGAACGCGAGGCGAAAGATCCCGTGCGTGCGACCGAAGAGACCAAAGCGCGAGAGGCCAGCGAGGCGCAGCGATACGAGGAGTACTACGGGATCGACATCCGGGATCTGACGATCTACGACCTCTCTATCAACACGGCTCGCTGGGAACCGGACGCGGTGCTGGACATGCTCGTCACCGCCGTGGGGGAGTACGACGCCGCCGGTGACGAAGGGAAAGCACCCGTGACCGGCATCGACTACCGGTTCTGA
- a CDS encoding DUF106 domain-containing protein has translation MTRTAEKINALVSEDSSMAAALEAIRDEADENGGEVEWADVRDDLTSGQWGRLIEKGVLVDGDEGFEIADREAFDEALDGDGEASVPDVDIDDNETSWSQWDKTAAMGAVLLMVGYWLDPVQNTVGSTLDLVLGPLDTALPFYAVILSVALLTGLYSTLLQANLMNPEIIGKYQERMKAMQDKQSDIKERKQEAEERGASEAEIERLENELERAREEQMEAMTENIGMFKEQFRPMVWIMLFTIPLFLWMYWKIRAGGVGDSTVVMPLVGETTWQSGVFGPMQAWIVWYFLCSMGFTQLLRKSLNIDMSPTGS, from the coding sequence ATGACGCGTACAGCCGAGAAGATCAACGCCCTCGTCAGCGAGGATTCCTCGATGGCAGCGGCCCTAGAGGCCATCCGCGATGAGGCCGACGAGAACGGCGGCGAGGTCGAGTGGGCCGACGTCCGCGACGACCTGACGAGCGGCCAGTGGGGCCGCCTGATCGAAAAAGGAGTACTGGTCGACGGCGACGAGGGATTCGAGATCGCCGATCGCGAGGCCTTCGACGAGGCACTCGACGGTGACGGCGAGGCCAGCGTCCCCGACGTCGACATCGACGACAACGAGACGAGCTGGTCACAGTGGGACAAGACCGCTGCCATGGGTGCAGTCCTGCTGATGGTCGGTTACTGGCTCGACCCAGTCCAGAACACGGTTGGAAGTACCCTCGATCTCGTGCTCGGACCGCTGGACACGGCCCTGCCGTTTTACGCCGTGATCCTCTCCGTCGCGTTGCTGACGGGCCTGTACTCGACGCTGCTGCAGGCGAACCTGATGAACCCCGAGATCATCGGCAAGTACCAGGAGCGGATGAAAGCGATGCAGGACAAGCAAAGCGACATCAAGGAACGCAAGCAGGAGGCCGAAGAGCGCGGCGCGAGCGAGGCCGAGATCGAACGCCTCGAAAACGAACTCGAACGGGCGCGCGAAGAGCAGATGGAAGCGATGACGGAGAACATCGGGATGTTCAAAGAGCAGTTCCGGCCGATGGTCTGGATCATGCTGTTTACCATCCCGCTGTTCCTCTGGATGTACTGGAAGATCAGGGCCGGCGGTGTCGGCGACTCGACGGTCGTTATGCCGCTGGTCGGCGAAACCACCTGGCAGTCCGGGGTGTTCGGTCCGATGCAGGCGTGGATCGTCTGGTACTTCCTCTGTTCGATGGGATTCACCCAGCTGTTGCGCAAGTCGCTGAACATCGACATGTCGCCGACGGGATCGTAG